In the genome of Streptomyces sp. NBC_00259, the window GCCGACCGCCTCCGCGGTCCTCGGCGACCTGGTCGCCGTCTGCCGCAACAAGCTCGCCGAGGCCACCGGCCCCGGCGAGTCCGCGTACACCCAGCTGCCCGTGAGCTCCATGGGCGAGGTCGTGACGCGGTACCACATCAGCCTCGACGTGGCCGACAAGCCGGGCGTCCTCGCCCAGGTCGCGACGGTCTTCGCCGAGCACGGCGTATCGATCGACACGGTCCGCCAGACGGGCAAGGACGGCGAGGCATCGCTCGTCGTCGTCACCCACCGCGCGCCCGACGCCGCCCTGTCGGGGACCGTCGACGCGCTGCGCAAGCTCGACACCGTGCGCGGTGTCGCCAGCATCATGCGGGTTGAAGGAGAGTAAGGACCCATGAGCACTCGCACCCACCAGTGGCGCGGCATCATCGAGGAGTACCGTGACCGGCTCCCGGTGACGGACACGACGCCGGTCGTCACGCTCGGCGAGGGCGGTACGCCGCTCGTTCTCGCCCAGTCCCTCTCCGAGGCCACCGGATGTGAGGTTCATCTCAAGGTCGAGGGCGCCAACCCGACCGGGTCCTTCAAGGACCGCGGGATGACGATGGCGATCACCAGGGCCAAGGAGGAGGGCGCGAAGGCCGTCATCTGCGCCTCCACGGGCAACACCTCGGCATCGGCCGCGGCGTACGGGGGCCGGGCCGGAATGGTCTGCGCCGTGCTGATCCCGCAGGGCAAGATCGCGATGGGCAAGCTGGGCCAGGCGCTGGTCCACGGAGCGAAGATCCTGCAGGTCGACGGCAACTTCGACGACTGCCTGGTGCTGGCCCGCGGTCTGTCCGAGAACTACCCTGTGGCGCTGGTCAATTCGGTCAACCCGGTCCGTATCGAGGGCCAGAAGACCGCGGCCTTCGAGATCGTCGACGCGCTCGGCGACGCGCCGGACATCCATGTGCTGCCCGTCGGCAACGCCGGCAACATCACGGCGTACTGGAAGGGCTACAAGGAGTACGCGGCGGACGAGCTGTCCACCCGCACCCCGCGGATGTGGGGCTTCCAGG includes:
- the thrC gene encoding threonine synthase; the protein is MSTRTHQWRGIIEEYRDRLPVTDTTPVVTLGEGGTPLVLAQSLSEATGCEVHLKVEGANPTGSFKDRGMTMAITRAKEEGAKAVICASTGNTSASAAAYGGRAGMVCAVLIPQGKIAMGKLGQALVHGAKILQVDGNFDDCLVLARGLSENYPVALVNSVNPVRIEGQKTAAFEIVDALGDAPDIHVLPVGNAGNITAYWKGYKEYAADELSTRTPRMWGFQASGSAPIVRGEVVKDPSTIATAIRIGNPASWQFALAARDESGGFIDEVTDRQILRAYKLLASREGVFVEPASAASVAGLLKAAEEGKVDPGQKIVCTVTGNGLKDPDWAVAGAPQPLTVPVDAAAAAERLGLA